One window from the genome of Mucilaginibacter ginsenosidivorans encodes:
- a CDS encoding MoaD/ThiS family protein, with translation MKVNVLAFGIAKDIFGGSSITAELDGNTTAELKKSLEKTYPRLKQLASYMVAVNSEYAQDNSIINETDEIAVIPPVSGG, from the coding sequence ATGAAAGTGAACGTGCTGGCATTTGGCATAGCTAAAGATATATTTGGAGGGTCATCGATCACTGCCGAATTGGATGGAAATACAACCGCAGAATTGAAAAAATCGCTCGAAAAAACCTATCCGCGACTAAAGCAACTGGCCTCCTATATGGTAGCTGTGAATAGTGAATATGCGCAAGATAATAGTATAATTAACGAAACGGACGAAATAGCCGTTATTCCCCCGGTTAGCGGTGGATGA
- a CDS encoding APC family permease, translating into MAHLERKLGLWAAISIVIGSVIGSSIFMKPATMAAQLSSPLMLLAVWVVAGIVSLFGGMINAEVGCAMPETGGQYTYFKYMYGNFFAYLFGWSSFVVIDTASISAIAFVFAQYSEYFIQLPRFSAGIEHAVPVVIPYIGKFYLLENIGVKGVAIALIVIFSWINVRSVKAGGAVQVFFSILKVAALMFLIASIFFSGNGHLGNLTTASPGFDHSYWHQFTAFIAATTGALAAYDGWNNLGFIGGEIKEPKKNIPRGLIIGLLLCMLLYVLTTEAYLYMMPVDEMKNSKLVASDALFKIMGVGGGGLIAALVLISTAGCTNSNILPCSRVIYAMSHEKNFFAFAGKVNPKYSTPSNALWFQAAWGTILVLIGSFDMLMDMFVFITWIFYGFAAYGIFILRRKMPDRQPGYRLKGYPYLPIIFILFSTLYVVITLYNDISNYIAGTSQIIVSVFGLILAAIGVPLYWYFNKRNLS; encoded by the coding sequence ATGGCGCACCTCGAACGCAAGCTTGGCCTGTGGGCAGCAATATCCATTGTGATCGGATCGGTCATTGGGAGCAGCATCTTCATGAAGCCAGCCACCATGGCTGCCCAGCTAAGCTCGCCTTTAATGCTGCTGGCTGTTTGGGTTGTGGCCGGTATTGTATCACTGTTTGGCGGGATGATCAATGCAGAGGTGGGTTGCGCGATGCCCGAAACAGGCGGCCAGTACACCTATTTTAAGTACATGTACGGCAATTTTTTTGCCTACCTGTTCGGCTGGTCATCATTCGTGGTGATCGATACCGCCTCTATTTCGGCTATCGCTTTCGTATTTGCGCAGTATTCCGAATATTTTATCCAACTGCCGCGCTTCTCAGCGGGTATCGAACACGCGGTACCTGTCGTTATTCCCTATATTGGCAAATTCTATTTGCTGGAGAACATCGGTGTTAAAGGCGTCGCCATAGCGCTCATCGTTATCTTTTCCTGGATCAATGTACGCAGCGTAAAGGCCGGCGGCGCGGTACAGGTTTTCTTTTCTATCCTAAAGGTAGCCGCGCTGATGTTCCTGATCGCTTCGATCTTTTTCTCGGGAAATGGACACCTGGGTAACCTGACTACTGCTTCTCCAGGCTTCGACCATTCCTACTGGCACCAGTTCACAGCTTTTATCGCCGCAACAACAGGGGCCTTAGCTGCCTATGACGGCTGGAACAACCTGGGTTTTATCGGGGGCGAGATCAAAGAACCGAAAAAAAACATCCCCCGTGGGCTTATCATTGGTCTGCTGCTTTGCATGTTGCTTTATGTTTTGACCACCGAGGCCTACCTGTACATGATGCCGGTTGACGAGATGAAAAACTCTAAGCTGGTAGCCTCTGACGCATTATTCAAAATAATGGGCGTTGGCGGCGGAGGCCTGATAGCGGCCCTGGTGCTGATAAGTACGGCAGGATGTACGAATAGCAACATCCTGCCCTGTTCGCGCGTGATCTATGCCATGTCGCACGAGAAGAATTTCTTCGCATTTGCAGGCAAGGTCAATCCCAAATACAGTACGCCGTCAAATGCGCTCTGGTTCCAGGCGGCCTGGGGAACAATTTTGGTGCTCATCGGCTCGTTCGACATGCTGATGGATATGTTCGTATTCATTACCTGGATATTTTATGGTTTCGCCGCTTACGGTATATTTATCCTTCGCCGTAAAATGCCGGACAGGCAACCCGGGTACCGGTTGAAGGGCTATCCCTATCTGCCCATTATATTCATCCTGTTCTCGACGTTGTATGTGGTGATAACGCTTTACAACGACATCAGCAACTACATAGCCGGCACATCGCAGATCATTGTATCCGTTTTTGGCTTGATACTGGCTGCCATCGGTGTACCCTTGTATTGGTATTTCAATAAGCGAAATCTTAGCTAA
- a CDS encoding aromatic ring-hydroxylating oxygenase subunit alpha, with protein MPDFSVDPDIAKAKTIDAEFYTSKYVFEQCREKIFATSWQFIGHQELVKEPGDVYPFTLLSGYLDEPLLLTKDKTGQSNVLSNVCTHRGNIVAEKACKLNNLRCRYHGRLFGLDGKFVSMPEFKEVENFPSKDDDLPALPLFKWSNWLFTSLNPVYPPELFFRDMIERVSWMPLHQFRFQPELSRTFNVKGNWALYCENYLEGFHIPFVHAGLNAVIDFGEYATELFFPYSSLQLGLARNNENCFDLPASSPDYGKNVAAYYFWVFPNMMFNFYPWGLSVNVVEPVSVGECRVRFLSYVWDETKLEKGAGSGLDKVEMEDEEIVENVQRGVRSRFYQHGRYSVTREQGTHHFHRILAEFINK; from the coding sequence ATGCCTGATTTTTCTGTTGACCCGGATATTGCCAAAGCTAAAACCATTGATGCGGAGTTTTACACCAGCAAGTATGTTTTTGAGCAGTGCAGGGAAAAAATATTCGCCACTTCATGGCAGTTTATTGGTCACCAGGAATTGGTAAAAGAGCCCGGTGATGTTTACCCTTTTACGCTGTTGTCCGGTTATCTTGATGAACCTTTATTGCTTACAAAAGATAAAACTGGTCAATCAAACGTCCTGTCAAATGTTTGCACCCATCGGGGCAATATTGTAGCTGAAAAGGCATGTAAGCTGAATAACCTCCGTTGCCGTTATCATGGCCGCTTGTTTGGTCTTGATGGCAAGTTTGTTTCGATGCCTGAATTTAAGGAGGTGGAAAATTTCCCGTCGAAGGATGACGACCTGCCCGCCTTACCCCTTTTTAAATGGAGCAACTGGCTTTTCACATCGTTAAATCCCGTTTACCCGCCCGAATTATTTTTCAGGGATATGATAGAACGCGTTAGCTGGATGCCCCTGCATCAGTTTAGATTTCAGCCTGAATTATCCCGAACATTCAACGTAAAAGGCAACTGGGCACTTTATTGTGAGAATTACCTCGAAGGGTTCCACATTCCATTTGTCCACGCGGGGCTGAATGCCGTTATCGATTTTGGCGAATACGCAACAGAATTGTTCTTCCCCTACTCCAGTTTGCAGCTTGGTCTTGCCCGGAATAACGAGAATTGCTTCGATCTGCCTGCTTCGTCGCCCGATTATGGAAAAAACGTGGCAGCTTATTACTTCTGGGTTTTCCCGAATATGATGTTCAATTTTTATCCCTGGGGATTGTCGGTTAATGTAGTCGAGCCGGTTTCCGTGGGCGAATGCCGGGTTAGGTTCCTGTCTTACGTTTGGGATGAAACCAAACTGGAAAAAGGAGCTGGTTCAGGACTGGATAAAGTTGAAATGGAGGACGAAGAGATAGTAGAAAATGTACAACGAGGTGTCAGGTCGCGGTTTTACCAGCACGGCCGGTATTCGGTAACCCGCGAGCAGGGTACCCATCATTTTCACCGCATTTTAGCCGAGTTCATTAACAAATAA
- a CDS encoding HesA/MoeB/ThiF family protein, whose amino-acid sequence MSDDLTRYSCQIALPGFGEAAQKLLQQAKVLVVGAGGLGCPALQYLVSAGVGTIGVADYDTISISNLHRQVLYGPADAGLKKAVVACTRLQKQNPGIKLVSLDLKITSDNVLGIINQYDIVVDGTDNFETRYLLNDTAVMLGKPLVYGAIYQYEGQVAVWNVKNLDGNYSPNYRDLYPEVDATQIPNCAEGGVIPTLAGIIGCIQANEVIKYITKSGELLSGKILVFDAQTLQSRLIKIGATTKTDIKSLVQTADVPSITAEELKSGLAENRFELIDVRTLQERDLFDIGGTHIPVEEIEENIDYFNSGNATVLYCATGKRSAEAVKVIKQKYPDANVFSLEGGLETIDTIK is encoded by the coding sequence ATGTCCGATGATCTTACCCGGTACAGTTGCCAGATAGCCTTACCCGGTTTTGGCGAGGCCGCTCAAAAACTTCTGCAACAAGCGAAAGTGCTGGTTGTGGGAGCGGGCGGACTGGGATGCCCCGCTTTACAATATTTGGTCTCAGCAGGGGTGGGGACCATTGGCGTTGCTGATTATGATACCATTTCTATAAGTAATCTGCACAGGCAGGTACTATATGGTCCCGCGGATGCGGGTTTAAAAAAAGCCGTTGTCGCTTGTACGCGTTTGCAAAAGCAAAATCCCGGTATAAAACTTGTTTCGCTTGACCTTAAGATCACCTCGGATAATGTATTAGGTATCATAAATCAATACGATATTGTGGTTGACGGTACAGATAATTTCGAAACGAGGTATTTATTGAATGATACAGCGGTGATGCTCGGTAAACCTTTGGTCTACGGGGCAATTTATCAATACGAGGGACAGGTGGCTGTTTGGAATGTTAAAAATTTGGACGGTAACTATTCGCCTAATTACCGCGACCTATACCCGGAAGTTGACGCGACGCAAATACCCAATTGCGCCGAAGGTGGTGTTATTCCAACCCTGGCCGGGATAATAGGCTGCATACAGGCTAACGAGGTGATCAAGTATATCACTAAGAGCGGCGAATTATTATCGGGGAAGATATTGGTGTTTGACGCGCAAACATTACAAAGCCGTCTTATTAAAATAGGCGCAACAACTAAAACCGATATAAAAAGCCTGGTTCAAACTGCGGACGTTCCATCTATTACAGCAGAAGAATTGAAATCAGGGTTGGCGGAAAACCGTTTTGAATTGATAGATGTCCGTACCCTGCAGGAACGCGACCTGTTTGACATAGGTGGTACACATATCCCGGTGGAGGAGATAGAAGAAAATATAGATTATTTCAATTCGGGCAACGCCACAGTTTTATACTGCGCTACGGGTAAAAGGAGTGCGGAGGCAGTGAAAGTGATCAAACAAAAGTATCCTGATGCTAACGTCTTTTCGCTGGAAGGCGGATTGGAGACGATTGATACGATCAAATAA
- a CDS encoding (4Fe-4S)-binding protein produces the protein MEDNTKKYDNGEITVIWQPQLCAHSANCVKGLPAVFNLAQKPWINVNGADTEAIINQVNKCPSGALSWVKS, from the coding sequence ATGGAAGACAATACCAAGAAATATGATAACGGCGAGATAACGGTGATATGGCAACCGCAATTATGCGCCCACTCTGCCAACTGCGTTAAAGGTTTGCCTGCAGTATTTAACCTGGCTCAAAAGCCTTGGATAAACGTAAATGGTGCAGATACGGAAGCAATAATTAACCAGGTAAATAAATGCCCGTCGGGGGCTTTATCGTGGGTGAAAAGCTAG
- a CDS encoding molybdenum cofactor biosynthesis protein MoaE has protein sequence METQITISDKPLNIQSCIDWVMSPQSGGIDVFIGTVRDATKGKKVVRLDFEAYEPMALKEMEKIAAQAFEKWPVQKLLIHHRVGTLDVGEIPVIIAVSCAHRDAAFEACRFVIDTLKQTVPIWKKEAFEDGEVWVAAHP, from the coding sequence TTGGAAACGCAAATAACCATATCAGATAAACCACTAAACATTCAATCCTGTATTGATTGGGTGATGTCGCCGCAATCGGGCGGCATTGATGTATTTATTGGTACAGTGCGCGATGCAACAAAAGGCAAAAAGGTTGTCAGGCTTGATTTTGAAGCTTACGAACCAATGGCTTTAAAGGAAATGGAAAAGATAGCGGCCCAAGCCTTCGAGAAATGGCCGGTACAAAAGCTATTGATACACCACCGGGTTGGCACACTTGACGTTGGCGAAATACCTGTTATCATCGCAGTTTCCTGCGCTCACCGTGATGCAGCATTCGAAGCCTGCCGCTTTGTGATCGATACACTTAAACAAACCGTACCTATCTGGAAAAAAGAAGCTTTTGAAGATGGCGAAGTTTGGGTAGCGGCACATCCATGA